In one window of Chelmon rostratus isolate fCheRos1 chromosome 19, fCheRos1.pri, whole genome shotgun sequence DNA:
- the m17 gene encoding IL-6 subfamily cytokine M17, which translates to MNGHVKSMHFQQFMEPAATLLSLLLVMAVDSTRTVAASRNQQCGNSLQQTVKLTRLVQKESVDLIKTYKASQGEMAELFCKVSLNDVPDPNISGLEPSERIASISTHLQAFFPHFKRVYEQQTDLQSPTSPLLAELATVSARSKSLAALINSFYQSLFPNLPVPEPAGGPTTLPPPQNVFQQKVYGCVVLKTYKELLSNVSRELRTLKNKVCRRRMQINTLFF; encoded by the exons ATGAATGGTCATGTAAAGAGTATGCATTTTCAACAGTTTATGGAACCAGCAGCAA CATTACTCTCTCTCCTGCTGGTTATGGCTGTTGATTCAACGAGAACTGTGGCGGCAAGCAGAAACCAGCAGTGTGGGAATTCTCTGCAACAGACCGTGAAGCTGACCAGACTCGTACAGAAGGAATCTGTCGACCTAATCAAAACATAT AAAGCCTCTCAAGGAGAAATGGCAGAGCTCTTCTGCAAGGTGTCACTTAACGACGTCCCGGACCCCAACATCTCCGGCCTGGAGCCCTCGGAGAGGATAGCGAGCATCTCCACGCATCTCCAAGCCTTCTTCCCGCATTTCAAGCGGGTGTACGAGCAGCAGACGGACTTGCAGTCGCCCACGAGCCCGCTGCTGGCTGAGCTCGCCACCGTCAGCGCTCGAAGCAAGAGCCTGGCCGCTCTCATAAACAGCTTTTATCAGAGCCTCTTCCCAAACCTGCCTGTACCGGAGCCAGCAGGGGGGCCGACAACACTACCTCCACCCCAGAACGTCTTCCAGCAGAAGGTCTACGGCTGCGTGGTCCTGAAGACCTACAAGGAGCTGCTGTCAAACGTTTCCAGAGAACTGAGGACtctaaaaaacaaagtgtgcagACGGAGgatgcaaataaacacactctTCTTCTGA
- the taok3b gene encoding serine/threonine-protein kinase TAO3, with translation MSGYKRMRRQHQKQLIALENRLKAEMDEHRLRLQKELETHANNTYIELERLAKRHAAQTDKEMKSVAAEERRIQQQIVAQQKKELTTFLENQKKEYRLCKDKIKEEMSEDPCTPKEEKQERLSRHKETIQRSQAEEEAHLLAQQRLVYDRSCRALKRRSLVRRHEFEQEQLREELNKKRTQKEMEHALMIRQDESTQDMERRQLQMLQKLRIELMRLQHQTELENQEEYNGRRQRELHRKHTLEQRQQPRNLKTLEMQIKKQFQDTCKVQNKQYKALRNHQLEVSPKGDHKTILKSLKEEQTRKLAILAEQYEQSINEMMASQAMRLDAEQETECQALKQQLKQEMELLDAYQRKTKSQMETQHEREQQKLEQKVSIRRAHLEQKIEEELAALQKERTERIKHLLERQDREINTFDTESRSLGFGSLGSLDFPKEDNR, from the exons ATGTCTGGGTATAAGCGCATGCGGCGGCAGCACCAGAAGCAGCTGATCGCCCTGGAGAACAGGCTAAAGGCCGAGATGGATGAGCATAGGCTCCGGCTGCAGAAGGAATTAGAGACACACGCGAACAACACTTACATTGAGCTGGAAAGACTGGCCAAACGCCACGCTGCTCAAACAGACAAAGAG ATGAAGTCAGTCGCAGCTGAAGAGAGGAGGATCCAGCAACAGATTGTCGCTCAGCAAAAGAAAGAGCTGACTACTTTCTTAGAGAATCAGAAAAAGGAGTACCGACTTTGCAAAGACAAGATCAAAGAA gagatgAGCGAGGACCCTTGCACACCcaaggaggagaagcaggagcgTCTGTCCAGGCACAAAGAAACAATACAGCGCTCTcaggctgaggaggaagctCACCTGCTGGCCCAGCAGAGGCTGGTCTACGACCGGAGCTGCAGGGCCCTCAAACGCCGAAGTCTGGTCAGGAGGCACGAGTTCGAACAGGAGCAACTGAGAGAG GAGCTGAACAAAAAGAGGACCCAGAAGGAGATGGAGCATGCCCTGATGATCCGGCAGGACGAGTCCACCCAGGACATGGAGCGCAGgcagctgcagatgctgcagaaGCTGCGTATCGAGCTCATGCGGCTGCAGCACCAGACGGAGCTCGAAAACCAGGAGGAGTACAATGGCCGGCGGCAGAGGGAGctacacaggaaacacactctggagcagcggcagcagcccAGAAACCTCAAG ACACTGGAGATGCAGATCAAGAAACAGTTCCAGGACACTTGCAAGGTGCAGAACAAGCAGTACAAAGCTCTTAGGAACCATCAGCTGGAGGTCTCTCCCAAAGGTGACCATAAGACCATCCTGAAGAGCCTGAAAGAGGAGCAGACACGCAAGCTAGCCATACTGGCGGAGCAGTATGAGCAGAGCATCAACGAGATGATGGCTTCACAAGCG ATGCGATTAGACGCGGAGCAGGAAACCGAGTGCCAagctctgaagcagcagctgaagcaggagATGGAGCTCCTGGACGCCTACCAGAGAAAAACCAAGTCGCAGATGGAGACCCAACACGAGCGAGAGCAGCAGAAACTTGAGCAGAAGGTCTCCATACGCAGAGCGCACCTTGAACAGAAG ATCGAGGAGGAGCTGGCCGCACTGCAGAAGGAGCGTACCGAAAGGATAAAGCACTTGCTGGAACGTCAGGACAGAGAAATTAACACTTTTGACACAGAAAGTAGAAGCCTCGGCTTCGGAAGCCTGGGATCTCTGGACTTCCCCAAAGAAGACAACAGATGA